The genomic window GGGCTTCCGCCGAGTACGTGGTGGCGATGATGTCGAGATGATGAGGCGGCTGATCCCAGGGACTCGGGTCCCACTTGAGCCGTACCTCGGCCTTCGCCACGCCCTGACTGTCGCTGTTCACCGGATCGCTGCCTCTCCCGCATCGAGCCATCACGGGATGGCTGCCGCATGGTCAAGTATGACTCCCGGCCAACCTGTTGAAGCCCTGAACGGAAGCTCGTGTGGGTTTGCGACCTGGTTCCGTGCTGCGGACGGGAGGGTGGTTCGAGCCTTCCGCGAAGCGGCGGCGGATGCGTGCGCGTGTGCCGCCGCCCCCGTGCGGAGCCTCGCGGTGGCAGGGCCGATCGGGGACAAAGGGCGACAAATCGAGCTCCGTGCGAGACGCTGCCGCCGGGCCGTCCTGTGGTTGACGTCGGACGGCTCCAGGACCCGCCGCTTCCGTGAAGGAGCCCGCCATGGCCACTCCGTCGTCCCCGGCCGTCGACGACGCCTACCGCTTCGACGACCTCACCGCCTTGTTCGTCAACTGCACGCTCAAACCGTCCCCGCAGCTCAGCCACACCCAGGGCCTGATCGACAGGAGCCGGGCCGTCATGGACGGGCGCGGGGTGACCACGGAGGTGATCCGTGCCGTCGATCACGACATCGCCACCGGCGTCTACCCGGACATGACCGAGCACGGCATCGCGAGCGATGAATGGCCGGCGTTGTACGAGAAGGTGCTGGCCGCCGACATCCTGGTCCTGGCCGGCCCCATCTGGCTGGGCGACAACAGCTCGGTGACGAAGAAGGTGATCGAGCGGCTGTACGGTTGCTCGGCACTGCTCAACCCCGCGGGGCAGTACGCCTACTACGGGCGGGTGGGCGGGTGCCTGATCACCGGGAACGAGGACGGGGTCAAGCACTGCGCGATGAACG from Streptomyces sp. DSM 40750 includes these protein-coding regions:
- a CDS encoding flavodoxin family protein → MATPSSPAVDDAYRFDDLTALFVNCTLKPSPQLSHTQGLIDRSRAVMDGRGVTTEVIRAVDHDIATGVYPDMTEHGIASDEWPALYEKVLAADILVLAGPIWLGDNSSVTKKVIERLYGCSALLNPAGQYAYYGRVGGCLITGNEDGVKHCAMNVLYSLQHLGYTVPPQADAGWIGPAGPGPSYLDPGSGGPENDFTNRNTAFMAWNLMHLAALLKRSGGIPAHGNQRSEWDAGCRPDADNPDHR